The Fodinibius saliphilus genomic interval GTTTCCGTTAGTTCCTTCTTTTATAGGATCTTCTAGTTGATGATAAAAAACTTTTACCAAATTTTCTGTAGATGGTAATACACCATCTAAAAAGTCTACATCAATATTTAAATTTTTGTGATCACACTTTTCAACAATCGTTTTCTCAATTATTGATTTCAAGACTGAGAGATCAATTACATATCCTGTTTCATCATCTGGTGTTCCTGCAACGGTTACCCGTATGGTATAATTATGTCCATGCCAATTTTCATGATTACATTTCCCAAATGTTTCTTTATTCCACTTTTTAGATTTTTCAGGGTTATGTAATCGATGAGCGGCATTAAAATGTGCCTTTCTTGTAACAAAAACCAAAGCTGTATCTATTTTTCTGAATTTAAAATATCAAACACTTACAACGATTCTCTAAAATATAGGGTTCCCGCTTTTTTTATAATTATCAGATAAAATTATCACTAAAGGGCATCTATATCAAATAAAACCCAAAATAAAGAAGGAGGTCCCGGATCAACGGAACCCCCTTGTGATCAGCACACCTCACACATTACATGTGAGATAATCAAAAAGAGTGGTTAAGGCTAAAAAGAATATTTTAAGCTAAGGCTTACCGAGCGATGAGGTTCATACCGACTGTAGATTTGATCTATTGATTGATAACCTTGATATAACTCTTGTCGCGCTTCATTTAGAATATTAGATACATTCAGGCTTAAAGAATACCGATCGTTTTGCCCGAATGACTTATTTAAATTGAATTTAAGGCTGTGAAAGGGATCAGAGTATACATCCAGGAATATACCTCCACCAACCAACACCAAGGTCTTGCCCTTCACATTATAGAATAGCCCTGCATCTAAACTGATATTGGGATTTTTATAAGTGAATCCGGCATTAATGATATATGGTGCTTGTCCTGCCATTTGTCGCTGGTCATTAATATTCTGCCCCTCTCTTTTATAGTTTTTACGAGCCTCATATTCATTTGGGGTCATATCGATGATCGATTCAACGATGGTCACATTACTGCTAAATCCGACATTGCTTAAGGATGACGATATAAAATTGAGTGATTTTCGAATTTCTAACTCAGCCCCCAACACTTGTCCTTTTCCTACGTTTCGTGGCTGGTATTCACTGGTTGTGGTAGAGTTTCGAAGGCGCACTAACTCAATTGGATCATCAAAAGACTTATAGAACAAACTGAGTGATAACAATTGATCACGTTTATAAAATTTCTCCCACCTTAAGTCAAAATTATGGATTCGTGTTTCCCCTAAGTTACCATCCCAACTGCAGTTACCTCCATCCTTGTCGCACCCAAAAGGAAATAACCCACCATTGAACCTTCGACTTGAAACAGGATCCAATATCTGGGCAAAAGATAACTCCCGAAAAGATGGGCGAGCAATTGTCTTCGAGTATGAGAATCGCAAATTCATGTCCTCAGCTAACTGGTACGTAATATTTGCTGAAGGAAAGAAATCAAGTGCATCCAACACTTTTTCATCTGCCAGATTCTGGGCACTGTTATCCCCTTGCGCAAAACGAACAGAACGTCCAGTGTGGCGTTGTATATAGTTTTCAATCCGTAATCCAAAGGTTGTTTTTAAACCGGGAAACAAACTAAACTCATTGGACACGAAAAATGATGTTTTATGTACATTAGAACTATACGCATTGGGATTCGGATCAGAGTTACCGCTTTGATAGTAGATGACTCCATTTTCACGGCCATATATATTATCATCTCTTAAAATTTCTGCAGGGTCACCTGTCCAATCAGGCTGGGCACCAAAAAACTGCATATCAAATGATAAAATTTCATAGTCGCGTTGTTTATAGATCTGGCTTCCTCCGAATTTAAGTTTTGCAGGCTCCCCAAAGAGTTCATAATCTTTGGTAATATTAAACCGTCCAACCAAGTTAACCTCATCCATATCTCGCCATAATCGACTTGGAAATCCTCCGGCTCCGGCATTAAAAATATGGTTATCACCACGCATGGTATAGGTGGTTTTTCTAATGTCAGGAGCCGACATTTTTGAAAAGGTTGGTGAGAGTCGCCAATCTAAAGTCCAGTTGCTATTACTAAAATAATGTGTCCCATTGAGTAACGCATTCGAAATACTTCGTTCACTGTATTCCAAATTATAAGATTCGCCCAGATAACCTGATTGCCCGGGGGCTGTTTGACTGTTATCAACATCCATTACCGCTGCTTTATTTACTCCATTCTGCAAATGCATTGCCGTTAACTTGAATTTAGAGCGGCTCGTTTTAAATGATAGTCCTGCCAGCCCCCCTGCCAGGATATTTCGTTCTGAAACAACACCTGACTGCGTATTGGCACGTACCAGTTCATAAGTAGCAGGGTCAGCAGAAATTTGATACTCTCCATACTCTCTGTTATTAAAATGAGTCGTAGCGTTTTTATAAGTACCGGAAAAGATGTACCCCAACTTATTTCCCGTTCCTACACCAAACTGATCCCCCAGTGATACACTGAAACTATAGTCCATCAAATTTGATTCTTTTTGGGGACCAAGGGTTGAGCTAAACTTATTTACAAAATTATAAACTTCATTTTCACTACCGTTAAAAGGAGTTGGAATGTCACCTTTTCCCGCCCCTTCTGGCAGGTCACGTGCTCCTCCGTCAAAACCAAGATAATCGGAATTACTGCCTTGGTAGTTCAAGAATTGATTATTAAAATGCATCTGCGGCTTAAACGAAGTACTTATAGATATATCAAAAATGGGCTTTTCCGGGAAATCTATAGTTTCAATATTCACGATCCCCCCCGTGAAATCAGCCGGAAGTTCTGCAATAGCTGTTTTATTGATTACCATATTCTCGATAAGATTGGTTGGGAAAATATCTATCTGCAAACTATTCCGCGTAGGATCGAGACTGGGAATTTCAACTGAATTTAACATCGTATTTGTATATCGATCCCCCAACCCACGCACGTAAACATACTTGCCCTCTTGTATAGAAACTCCTGTTACTTTTTTTAGTGCCGAGGCTGCATCGGAAGCACCTGTTCGGGTGATTTTTTCTGCAGATATACCGTCAAGAACGTGAGCAGAAGTTTTCTTTTTTGTCATTAAGGCCGCTTCAGAGATATTAATAGACTCTGCTGTTACTACCACCTCTTCCATCTCTTCCACCGATTTCTGAATTCGAATATTATCAAGCAAGGTAACGTCACCCGGTGATACTTTTACTGACTCTATGGTAATAGGCTTATAAGAAACATATGAAATACGAACATCATACATTCCGGCGGGCAGCTTAATATCAAATTCTCCATCAAAATCAGTTGCTGCACCTTTCGATGTACCTTTTACTACTACTGTTACTCCATATACCGGTTCTCCATTGGTGTTCTCGATAACTGTACCTCTAATGGTACCTTCTTCCTGGGCATAAGAGACATTGATAATCCCAAAAAAGAAAATGAGTAATGTAAGTTTAAATAGATTATTCATTGGACTGATCACTAAGCCTAAAAATAAAATTGTGTGCTGTTTAAAAATGTGTGCTGACTTTTAAAAGGAGTTTGCCTTTAGGTTCGCTAAAGGCAAACTCATAGAATAGCTTACTTAATAGATGGTTTTATTCAAGTCCGAGATCACTGAGCGTACCAGACTGGCTGGCCCAAGTAAATCCAAACTTGCTAACATCGGCTCCAACCGTTGCACTATTAAGATCTGCAACTTCTGATACTTCGTTATTATCAACTAGAGCATCGGGGAAGTATCCTTTCAGTGTTGTATTAGAAGGGAGTACCGCTTGAATAGAGGTGATAGCATAACCATTTTGGTTAGCAGCATAGTCATCGTAATCACTGGAGAACATGTTATCAGCGGCCCCATTATCATCCGTAGCCAAACCGAAGAACAGTACATTCTGAACGTTAGAATCAGTATTGGCATCCACATCAATCAGCTCCGAACCGTTGGTTTCAACATAGGCTGTTACATTTTTAATAGTATGCCCACTGCCTGTATATGAACCTTCGGGACCGTCAAGCTCCATAGTAGAGCCTGAAGGACTGATAGTAACCACATTGTCGATTGTGCCTGCCCAAGCCTGATCGGTATCTATAGCATCATCGCCGTTGTTCCAGACTAATACATTCGTAACATTTACTGTACCACCGAAGAATTCAACACCGTCATCCTGGTTAGCAACAATTTCAACATTTTCGATGGTAGTTCCAGAACCAACGCCACCGAGTGAGAGTCCATTAATTTCGTTCCCTGAACCGATGTTTGTTCCACCGTGTCGAATTGTAATGTAGCTTATAGAACCAGAACTATCCCCGGCATCATCACCGCCATAGAGTCCATTATCATCGGTGCTTGGTATACCTTCAATTGATGCAGGATCGTTGGATGCTGAGATGGGAGCATTTCCAAGGACTATAACACCGCCCCAGAGACCTCGTTGCTCAGAATTGAGATTTGGGCTGGCAAAGTTACCTTTGTCTACCATCTCGGGAGTAATTTCATCTGCTACAGACGTAAAAATAATGGGCGCACTTGCAGTACCATTAGCATTTAAAGTAGCATCACGGGCAACAAGAAGAGCAGTCGAATTGGTACCAGAACCAGCTTCTCCTTTTACTACAGCTCCGCCCTCAATAGTAAGTGTAGCGCCGGCTTCTACGGCAATACGTCCTGCCAGTATATACGTTTTACCGTCTTCCCAAGTGATATCATCCGTAATGTTATCTGTTACGATAATTTCTTTTTCTTCATCATTCACTTCCACTACAGCTGTTGCTTTACTACTCAGTCCTTCTGTATCAGAAACAGAAAGATCAACCGAACCTGCCCCTGCATTAGTAGCAGAAAAGCTAACTACAATATCTCCGTTAGTTGCTTCTTTTTTAGGTTCTGAAGAAATGGTGGCATCACCATTAGATGCAGAAACAGTTGCCGAAGAGTATCCAGCATCAGAAGAAAAACTAAAAGTAAGATCTACTGAGCTACCTACCAAGGCAGTTTGTTTTCCCGGAGCATCTACCGAAGGTGCAGATGGATTGGAAGAGGTTGAATCGTTATCACATGAAACAAAGAGTGCTAGCATGAGTAGCACGCCAACAATATTAGTTAGTATCTTCATGATATATTATCTATGGATTAGTTTGTGGATTAGATTGAGATCGCAAACTTATAGTTTGAATATTAGCATCGATTTAAATCAGTATTACCAAATCATTATTATGCTGATTTGAAATCGACTTAGAAGGGAGGAAAAGAACCCACGGTAAAGAATATGCCGTTGATCTTATATAAACAGTACATTCCATTCTAAGTGTGCTTATTTTTTGCATGCCTAGTTGTTCCTTAGCATTACATGCCTATGATAGCACACTCAGATTGTATCAGTATTACGTTGGGGTTATGACTCTATTATTCTAACTTTAAGGCAATGTTAAGAAGGGCAGTAACAGTGTTGTAAGACAGGTCCAAAAAATAATGCACAACACTTTTAAAGTATTGTGCACTAACAAAAAGTAACTAAATAAGTACGCTTTACCTGTTATTCCTCCTCATCTGTAGTCTCTTCTTCGCTTTCATCTGCTACAGCGATCCCATTATTAAGTTCGGAATCAAAAATTCCTTCTGGGTATTTACCTTCGGGATGGTCACCAAGCAACGCCTTTAAGTCATTGTGATCAATAACTTCTTTATCAAGCAATGTCTCAGCCATTTTTTCAAGTTGATTTTTATGTTTGGTAAGCAGTTTTTTGGTCCGTTCATAATTTTGGCGAATAATCTCTTTTACTGCTTTATCTATATTCTCAGATGTCTTTTCAGAATATTTCTTATTGAATCCATAACTGTTATCCGGATTCTGAGAATCTTTTAAAGAGATATATCCCAGCTCTTCACTCATTCCATATTCAGCAACCATAGCAAAGGCCATATTGGTAATGCGCTCCAGATCATTTTGCGCCCCGGTTGAAATACGATCAAAAATAATCTCTTCTGCTATCCGGCCCCCAAGTAGTGCACAAATCTTATCATTAAGCTCTTCCGTTGTCATTAGGAAGCGATCTTCCAGCGGTGTTTGCAGGGTATACCCCAAAGCTGCCAGTCCGCGTGGAACAATACTTACTTTCAACACCGGATCGGTATGCTGCAGATACCATCCCACAATTGCGTGTCCGGCCTCATGGTAAGCAACAATTTCACGTTCTTTGGGACTAATAAGCTTATTCTTTTTCTCAAGGCCGGCAATAACGCGCTCGATAGAATCCTGGAAATCTTCCATCTCTACCGCTTCTTTACCACGTCGAGCAGCCATCAGTGCTGCCTCATTACAAAGGTTGGCCAATTCCGCTCCGGCAAAACCTGGAGTTTGCGAAGCCAATAGCTTGAGCTCGATATCATCAGACAAAATTAGATTTCGAGTATGAACTTTAAGCACTTCAACTCGTCCCCTCAGATCCGGTTTATCAATCACAATCTGCCTATCGAAGCGACCGGGGCGTAATAATGCTGAGTCCAACACATCAGGGCGATTGGTTGCAGCCATAATAATGACCCCGTTGTCACTATTAAAACCATCCATTTCACTTAATAACTGATTCAAGGTATTCTCTCGCTCATCATTTGAGCCCATTGACATCCCTTTACCCCGTGTACGCCCAATAGCATCAATTTCATCGATAAAAATTATACATGGGGCCGTTTCTTTGGCTTTTTTGAACAGGTCACGAACACGTGCAGCCCCTACCCCAACAAACATTTCCACGAAATCAGATCCGCTCAAACTATAAAAAGGGACATCGGCTTCACCTGCAGTCGCCTTAGCCATCAACGTTTTACCGGTACCCGGAGGGCCTACCAATAGAGCCCCTTTGGGGAGTGTACCACCCAGTTTTGTAAATTTTTTAGGATTCTTGAGGAACTCCACAATTTCTTCAACCTCAGCTTTTGCTTCCTCCAATCCTGCCACATCTTTAAACGATACCTTATTTTCTTTCTGTTTGTCATATAGTGAGGCTTTATTTTTACCAATATTCAAAACCTGCTGTCCTGGATTCATCCGGCGGAAAATAAAGACCCAAAAGGCTACCGCTATTGCAATAAAGATTATCCAAACAAAGAGACTACTAAACCAGTCCTCTTCAATTTTGACATCGTACGTAACATTATTTTTATCTAGAACAGGCCGGATTTCATCTCCATCCAGCATAGTGGTACTGAATCTATTGGGTACCTCTGCACCTATTAAGGGAAGTGGTTCTTCCTTTTCTTTAGAACCTTTCACGATACCTTCCTCTACGGCTTTATTATTATACT includes:
- a CDS encoding 6-pyruvoyl trahydropterin synthase family protein encodes the protein MVFVTRKAHFNAAHRLHNPEKSKKWNKETFGKCNHENWHGHNYTIRVTVAGTPDDETGYVIDLSVLKSIIEKTIVEKCDHKNLNIDVDFLDGVLPSTENLVKVFYHQLEDPIKEGTNGNGFLYEVELEETERNSAKYCPYLLNKEVPVL
- a CDS encoding TonB-dependent receptor — its product is MNNLFKLTLLIFFFGIINVSYAQEEGTIRGTVIENTNGEPVYGVTVVVKGTSKGAATDFDGEFDIKLPAGMYDVRISYVSYKPITIESVKVSPGDVTLLDNIRIQKSVEEMEEVVVTAESINISEAALMTKKKTSAHVLDGISAEKITRTGASDAASALKKVTGVSIQEGKYVYVRGLGDRYTNTMLNSVEIPSLDPTRNSLQIDIFPTNLIENMVINKTAIAELPADFTGGIVNIETIDFPEKPIFDISISTSFKPQMHFNNQFLNYQGSNSDYLGFDGGARDLPEGAGKGDIPTPFNGSENEVYNFVNKFSSTLGPQKESNLMDYSFSVSLGDQFGVGTGNKLGYIFSGTYKNATTHFNNREYGEYQISADPATYELVRANTQSGVVSERNILAGGLAGLSFKTSRSKFKLTAMHLQNGVNKAAVMDVDNSQTAPGQSGYLGESYNLEYSERSISNALLNGTHYFSNSNWTLDWRLSPTFSKMSAPDIRKTTYTMRGDNHIFNAGAGGFPSRLWRDMDEVNLVGRFNITKDYELFGEPAKLKFGGSQIYKQRDYEILSFDMQFFGAQPDWTGDPAEILRDDNIYGRENGVIYYQSGNSDPNPNAYSSNVHKTSFFVSNEFSLFPGLKTTFGLRIENYIQRHTGRSVRFAQGDNSAQNLADEKVLDALDFFPSANITYQLAEDMNLRFSYSKTIARPSFRELSFAQILDPVSSRRFNGGLFPFGCDKDGGNCSWDGNLGETRIHNFDLRWEKFYKRDQLLSLSLFYKSFDDPIELVRLRNSTTTSEYQPRNVGKGQVLGAELEIRKSLNFISSSLSNVGFSSNVTIVESIIDMTPNEYEARKNYKREGQNINDQRQMAGQAPYIINAGFTYKNPNISLDAGLFYNVKGKTLVLVGGGIFLDVYSDPFHSLKFNLNKSFGQNDRYSLSLNVSNILNEARQELYQGYQSIDQIYSRYEPHRSVSLSLKYSF
- the ftsH gene encoding ATP-dependent zinc metalloprotease FtsH yields the protein MSNKKKPSDNNDSGQRKSKEDNNLIPKFPIWIYVILLLVLLGIQFYFFNTTDGSRIKYSTFLEYVEKGYVDNIVITNGSRITGEYNNKAVEEGIVKGSKEKEEPLPLIGAEVPNRFSTTMLDGDEIRPVLDKNNVTYDVKIEEDWFSSLFVWIIFIAIAVAFWVFIFRRMNPGQQVLNIGKNKASLYDKQKENKVSFKDVAGLEEAKAEVEEIVEFLKNPKKFTKLGGTLPKGALLVGPPGTGKTLMAKATAGEADVPFYSLSGSDFVEMFVGVGAARVRDLFKKAKETAPCIIFIDEIDAIGRTRGKGMSMGSNDERENTLNQLLSEMDGFNSDNGVIIMAATNRPDVLDSALLRPGRFDRQIVIDKPDLRGRVEVLKVHTRNLILSDDIELKLLASQTPGFAGAELANLCNEAALMAARRGKEAVEMEDFQDSIERVIAGLEKKNKLISPKEREIVAYHEAGHAIVGWYLQHTDPVLKVSIVPRGLAALGYTLQTPLEDRFLMTTEELNDKICALLGGRIAEEIIFDRISTGAQNDLERITNMAFAMVAEYGMSEELGYISLKDSQNPDNSYGFNKKYSEKTSENIDKAVKEIIRQNYERTKKLLTKHKNQLEKMAETLLDKEVIDHNDLKALLGDHPEGKYPEGIFDSELNNGIAVADESEEETTDEEE